The Bacteroidota bacterium genome contains a region encoding:
- the cphA gene encoding cyanophycin synthetase — MRIIEINAMRGPNYWSIWRHKLIVMKLDLEDLEEKPTNVIPGFGERLEKMFPTMFSHRCSETFEGGFFFRVKEGTWMGHVIEHIALEIQTLAGMDTGFGRTRTTGEKGKYHVVFSYMEEKVGIYAAKAAVRIAQALVNGEVYELEEDLQNMREIREDERLGPSTGSIVDEAVSRGIPYIRLNKHSLVMLGHGVNQTRIQATVSSTTSNIAVEIACDKEETKNLLDAASIPIPRGRIIYDEDDLEGAVKSIGYPIVLKPVNGNHGRGITTNVRSWDDAMVAMVAAKKISRAVICEKFVTGFDYRLLVINYKLVAAAKRTPASVTGDGKNTIQQLINIVNSDPRRGYGHEKVLTAIKVDDMTMQILNEKNLTLDSVVPKDEVLYLKTTANLSTGGTATDVTDLVHPYNVFMAERIARIIGLDICGIDIMAPDLTTPLNENGGAVLEVNAGPGFRMHIAPTEGLGRNVAEPVVDMLYPPGKSSRIPIIAVSGTNGKTTTTRLIAHMVKTMGYKVGFTTTDGIYIQNRMLERGDCTGPKSAEFVLRDPTVDFAVLECARGGILRAGLGFHNCDIGIVTNVAEDHLGLKDINSIEDMARVKAVVPESVLPNGYAILNADDDLVFNMSKGLECKICLFSLDAQNPRILKHCDEGGLAAVVEDGYVTICKGTWKIRVDKVVNIPLTFSGKAIFMIQNILPAVLAGFVRNFKIEDMRLALETFIPSPTQTPGRMNLFQFKNFQVMVDYAHNSAGFAAIGKFLEKISAKPKVGIIAGVGDRRDSDIISLGKLAAAMFDEIIIRQDKNLRGRTDQEIIELMLQGVHAVDKDKKVKVIPTESEAIAFAIKNAKKGAFITICSDVVPDALDAIMKFKEEEDHFEISKSDIPNLN; from the coding sequence ATGAGAATTATTGAAATCAATGCCATGCGAGGTCCAAACTACTGGAGTATTTGGAGACACAAACTAATTGTGATGAAATTGGATTTGGAAGATTTGGAAGAAAAGCCAACTAATGTTATTCCTGGTTTTGGTGAGCGTTTAGAAAAAATGTTTCCCACTATGTTTTCGCATCGTTGTTCAGAAACTTTTGAAGGTGGTTTTTTCTTTCGGGTAAAAGAAGGAACCTGGATGGGACATGTAATTGAGCACATCGCTTTAGAAATTCAAACCCTTGCCGGGATGGATACAGGATTTGGCCGCACGCGCACAACAGGTGAAAAAGGAAAATATCATGTTGTGTTTTCTTACATGGAAGAAAAGGTGGGGATATACGCGGCAAAAGCAGCTGTGCGCATTGCTCAAGCATTGGTAAATGGTGAGGTGTATGAGTTGGAAGAAGATTTGCAAAACATGCGTGAAATTCGAGAGGACGAGCGATTGGGCCCCAGCACAGGTTCAATTGTGGACGAAGCAGTGAGCAGAGGCATTCCTTACATTCGACTCAATAAACATTCGCTTGTAATGTTGGGACATGGAGTAAATCAAACCCGCATCCAGGCAACTGTAAGCAGCACCACCAGTAATATTGCTGTTGAAATTGCGTGTGATAAAGAAGAAACAAAAAATTTATTAGATGCTGCTTCCATTCCAATTCCGCGTGGAAGAATTATTTACGATGAGGATGATTTAGAGGGTGCTGTTAAAAGTATTGGCTATCCCATTGTATTGAAACCTGTAAATGGCAATCATGGGCGTGGTATCACAACCAATGTGCGCAGTTGGGATGATGCTATGGTGGCGATGGTGGCAGCAAAAAAAATATCAAGAGCGGTTATTTGCGAAAAATTTGTAACCGGTTTTGATTACCGCTTGTTGGTTATTAATTACAAATTAGTTGCAGCAGCAAAGCGCACACCTGCTTCGGTTACCGGGGATGGAAAAAATACCATTCAGCAATTAATTAATATTGTTAACAGCGATCCACGCCGAGGATATGGACATGAAAAAGTATTGACCGCCATAAAAGTGGATGATATGACGATGCAGATTTTAAATGAAAAAAATCTGACACTTGATTCTGTTGTTCCTAAAGATGAAGTGCTTTATTTAAAAACTACAGCAAATTTAAGTACCGGAGGAACTGCTACCGATGTAACGGACTTGGTACATCCATATAATGTATTTATGGCCGAGCGCATTGCACGTATTATTGGTTTAGATATTTGTGGTATAGATATAATGGCGCCTGACTTAACTACTCCATTAAATGAAAATGGTGGTGCAGTGCTGGAAGTAAATGCAGGCCCGGGATTTAGAATGCACATTGCGCCTACCGAAGGTTTGGGAAGAAATGTGGCGGAACCAGTTGTAGATATGCTGTATCCTCCCGGAAAATCTTCACGAATTCCAATTATCGCGGTAAGTGGGACAAATGGGAAAACTACAACCACCCGTTTAATTGCGCACATGGTAAAGACAATGGGTTATAAAGTTGGTTTCACCACAACCGATGGAATTTATATTCAAAACCGAATGTTGGAACGCGGTGATTGTACCGGACCAAAAAGTGCTGAGTTTGTATTAAGAGATCCTACTGTTGATTTTGCAGTTTTGGAATGTGCGAGAGGCGGTATACTGCGAGCCGGATTAGGTTTTCATAATTGCGATATTGGTATTGTTACCAATGTGGCTGAAGATCATTTAGGTTTAAAAGACATCAATAGCATTGAAGATATGGCACGTGTAAAAGCAGTTGTGCCCGAAAGCGTATTGCCCAATGGCTATGCCATTTTAAATGCGGATGACGATTTGGTTTTTAATATGTCGAAAGGCCTTGAATGCAAAATTTGTTTGTTTAGTTTGGATGCACAAAACCCCAGAATATTAAAGCATTGTGATGAAGGTGGTTTAGCTGCTGTGGTGGAAGATGGCTATGTAACCATTTGCAAAGGCACATGGAAAATTAGAGTAGATAAAGTGGTGAATATTCCTTTGACTTTTTCTGGAAAGGCAATATTTATGATTCAAAATATTTTGCCGGCAGTGCTTGCCGGATTTGTGCGCAACTTCAAAATTGAGGACATGCGATTGGCGCTTGAAACGTTTATTCCTTCGCCAACACAAACACCAGGTCGTATGAATTTATTCCAGTTTAAAAATTTCCAAGTGATGGTGGATTATGCGCATAACTCTGCAGGCTTTGCAGCCATTGGTAAATTCCTCGAAAAAATAAGTGCTAAACCTAAAGTTGGAATTATTGCCGGCGTTGGAGATAGAAGAGATTCCGACATTATCAGCTTAGGGAAACTTGCAGCTGCCATGTTTGATGAAATAATTATTCGTCAGGATAAAAATTTGCGTGGCCGCACCGATCAAGAAATTATTGAACTGATGTTGCAAGGAGTTCATGCTGTGGATAAGGATAAAAAGGTGAAAGTAATTCCTACTGAATCGGAGGCTATAGCATTTGCAATTAAAAATGCCAAAAAAGGTGCATTTATAACCATTTGCAGTGATGTGGTGCCGGATGCCTTAGATGCGATTATGAAATTTAAAGAAGAGGAGGATCATTTTGAAATTTCGAAATCCGATATTCCCAATTTGAATTGA
- a CDS encoding carboxylate-amine ligase, protein MSIMTPSDIEFKVMQQRLAHSYTDIFLNKLAERTVVIVPSLTLDHEMLNTLKGSVHYEERLLCMLMLLRMPRTHVIYITSVPVDPSIVDYYLHLLPGITGQHARKRLTLLSCYDASHISLIEKILKRPRLIQRIRESIKYSDLTHLSCFNVTEFEKQLSLILNIPIYGCDPNLLYLGTKTGSRRIFKKLGIPVAPGFEELKNEQEIALALAKLKQDNPTLKKAVVKINDGFSGEGNALFRYEHLDASQPKLAEEILKCLPAQLSIVAAKVTYSDFLNKFCSLQGIVEEFIDGEIKESPSVQCRINPLGMTDVISTHDQLLGGESGQVFIGATFPANLEYTREIGYAGKLIAEELRREGVMGRFAIDFLSVKQADGWKHYAIEINLRKGGTTHPFLMLQFLTEGEFNWEKGEYLMPNGQSRCYFASDNVVNEKYKGLSPHDLIDIAICNNLQYDGARQEGVMFHMMGALSQYGKLGMVCIAKTKEDAEAYFNKTLLILDAAVDYAN, encoded by the coding sequence ATAAGTATTATGACTCCCTCAGATATAGAATTTAAAGTAATGCAGCAGCGCTTGGCGCATAGTTACACCGATATCTTTTTGAATAAACTCGCAGAGCGCACTGTTGTTATTGTACCCAGCTTAACGCTCGACCATGAAATGCTAAATACCCTAAAAGGCTCTGTGCATTATGAGGAGCGTTTGTTGTGTATGTTAATGCTTTTGCGGATGCCCCGCACACATGTTATTTATATAACCAGTGTACCGGTTGATCCTAGTATTGTGGATTACTACCTGCATTTATTACCGGGAATAACCGGGCAACATGCGCGCAAAAGGCTTACGCTATTAAGTTGCTACGATGCCTCTCACATTTCCTTGATTGAAAAAATATTGAAGCGCCCGCGACTAATTCAGCGCATACGTGAAAGCATTAAATATTCTGATTTAACGCACCTCTCTTGCTTTAACGTTACTGAATTTGAAAAACAACTTTCACTCATTTTAAACATTCCTATCTATGGTTGTGATCCCAATTTGCTGTATTTAGGTACAAAAACAGGCAGTCGTAGAATTTTCAAAAAGCTTGGAATTCCGGTAGCACCGGGATTTGAAGAATTAAAAAACGAACAAGAAATTGCACTTGCATTGGCAAAACTGAAGCAAGATAATCCGACATTAAAAAAAGCAGTTGTAAAAATAAATGATGGATTTTCGGGCGAAGGAAATGCACTCTTTCGCTATGAGCATTTAGATGCTTCCCAACCGAAGCTTGCTGAAGAAATTTTGAAATGCCTGCCTGCTCAACTAAGTATAGTTGCAGCAAAAGTGACCTATTCCGATTTTCTTAACAAATTTTGCAGCCTTCAAGGAATTGTGGAAGAGTTTATTGATGGGGAAATAAAAGAATCTCCTTCTGTGCAATGCCGCATCAATCCATTAGGTATGACCGATGTAATTTCTACACACGATCAATTGCTGGGTGGCGAAAGTGGACAAGTATTTATTGGAGCCACTTTCCCGGCTAACTTAGAATATACTCGTGAAATAGGCTACGCAGGAAAATTAATTGCCGAAGAATTACGCAGAGAAGGTGTGATGGGCCGATTTGCAATTGATTTTCTTTCGGTGAAACAAGCCGATGGTTGGAAACATTATGCCATTGAAATTAATTTGCGAAAAGGTGGAACCACTCATCCTTTTCTTATGCTTCAATTCCTTACGGAGGGAGAATTTAATTGGGAAAAAGGCGAATACCTGATGCCCAACGGACAATCGCGCTGCTACTTTGCATCCGATAATGTAGTGAATGAAAAATACAAAGGCTTATCTCCGCATGATTTAATTGATATTGCCATATGCAACAATTTACAATACGATGGTGCGCGACAAGAAGGTGTGATGTTTCACATGATGGGAGCCCTATCGCAATATGGAAAATTAGGAATGGTGTGTATTGCCAAAACCAAAGAAGATGCAGAAGCCTATTTTAATAAAACCCTTTTGATATTAGATGCAGCAGTGGATTATGCAAATTAA